In a single window of the Planctomycetia bacterium genome:
- a CDS encoding glycosyltransferase family 4 protein produces MSIDAPSPGPLAGRHVVIVPAWWPSPEDRLAGVFFQDYVHMFAAAGARVGVVYADLVSPRKVTRDAPVSLIPRTTIEQVGDSPVLRMRGLHTAFGRPWIQMQRFRRWLRKGLVAYSARFGRPDVLHAMCAIPSGWACTHLSDPLARRVIITEHTGPFSLALTPATAEPFVFEAIRRAVHVVAVSELLKSQMIAAGATREIHVIGNPVADEFTTSPIPSAEPMSPAKGPLHALFVGRLTPEKGVYDLIDAAQRLAPRCDVIWRLIGDGPLAPELEQTVQRPDLANRVKLHGPLDRPQIRDHLLSADFFVHPSHGETFGLAFAEALCMGLPYVATDAAAQALSPRPEDGVLYRAGSPADLAAAVETLISTKPSSGRTNRAAHYRARFSAQAVALQYAELIASPSIQNRR; encoded by the coding sequence ATGTCGATCGACGCCCCGAGTCCAGGTCCGCTCGCCGGTCGTCATGTCGTCATCGTCCCCGCGTGGTGGCCGTCGCCCGAAGATCGGCTGGCCGGCGTCTTCTTCCAGGATTACGTGCATATGTTCGCCGCGGCGGGGGCCCGCGTCGGCGTCGTCTATGCCGATCTCGTCAGCCCGCGAAAAGTGACTCGCGACGCCCCCGTGTCGCTGATCCCGCGCACCACCATCGAGCAAGTGGGCGATTCCCCCGTCCTGCGCATGCGCGGCCTGCACACCGCCTTCGGTCGGCCGTGGATTCAGATGCAGCGTTTTCGCCGTTGGCTGCGAAAGGGATTGGTCGCCTATTCTGCCCGTTTCGGTCGGCCCGACGTGCTGCACGCCATGTGCGCCATCCCCAGCGGCTGGGCCTGCACGCACCTGTCCGACCCCCTCGCCCGCCGCGTCATCATCACCGAGCACACCGGCCCGTTCTCCCTCGCACTCACGCCGGCCACCGCCGAGCCTTTCGTCTTCGAGGCGATTCGCCGCGCCGTTCACGTCGTTGCTGTCAGCGAGCTGCTCAAGTCGCAGATGATCGCCGCCGGCGCGACGCGGGAGATTCACGTCATCGGCAATCCCGTCGCGGATGAGTTCACGACTTCGCCGATTCCGTCCGCGGAGCCGATGAGCCCCGCGAAGGGTCCGCTCCATGCCCTCTTCGTTGGCCGGCTCACCCCCGAGAAGGGAGTTTACGACTTGATCGATGCCGCCCAGAGACTCGCCCCGCGCTGCGATGTCATCTGGCGCCTCATCGGCGATGGGCCGCTGGCGCCGGAGTTGGAACAGACTGTCCAGCGGCCTGACCTGGCAAATCGCGTCAAGCTGCACGGCCCCCTCGATCGGCCGCAGATCCGCGATCACCTGCTTAGCGCCGACTTCTTCGTCCACCCCAGCCACGGCGAAACCTTCGGCCTCGCATTCGCCGAAGCCCTCTGCATGGGCCTGCCCTACGTCGCAACCGATGCCGCCGCGCAGGCACTCTCCCCACGCCCCGAAGACGGTGTCCTGTATCGGGCAGGCAGCCCTGCCGACCTCGCCGCCGCCGTTGAGACACTCATTTCAACCAAACCTTCGTCTGGCCGAACCAATCGCGCCGCCCACTATCGAGCGAGGTTTTCCGCACAGGCCGTTGCATTGCAATACGCAGAGTTGATCGCCTCGCCGTCGATCCAAAACCGACGCTGA
- a CDS encoding activator of (R)-2-hydroxyglutaryl-CoA dehydratase codes for MTIWLGGLTLRHEQLIVSGLEGLGYKVGLIPTPVKADFQAGKEFGNNGQCNPTYFTVGSLVNHLKRMRDEEGIPLEKILSDHLFVTAGACGPCRFGMYEAEYRLALRNSGFDGFRVMLFQQQGGLDQAAVEAGLEFNLNFFLTLLNAMFMGDILNEVAYQIRPYELEPGKTNEIMQKCMDLCQNAVRSKNYDDVNSGVLSKLLSKIAPVKTPADAAKFLDQLKGTYYADVFEQCRKLIEEEIEVDFLRPKPIVKVTGEFWAQTTEGDGNFRMFPFLEGEGAEVLVEPVATWICYMLHQAGLKANDRKGLREDGTNIPKWNVKAYLASEIEARKQVFTLTLAEKILINEYNKLRKGIGGTVHELAPQLELTRAGHPYYNSRAGGGEGHLEVAKNIYYSNKDLAHMVLSLKPFGCMPSTQSDGAQAAVTSHFKEMIYIPIETSGEGDINAHSRVQMALGEAKLKCKDEFKRAVAASGYSLEQIREFVDLPENRELRRPLQHVGHHKGFVSKAANFVLDVGARMKAAGVEAESRAAELVGV; via the coding sequence GTGACGATCTGGCTTGGCGGCCTGACGCTGCGCCATGAGCAACTCATCGTCTCCGGGCTTGAGGGTCTGGGGTATAAGGTCGGACTCATTCCGACGCCGGTGAAGGCTGACTTCCAGGCGGGTAAGGAATTCGGCAACAACGGTCAATGCAATCCGACCTATTTCACGGTCGGTTCGCTGGTCAATCATCTCAAGCGGATGCGCGACGAAGAGGGCATCCCGCTTGAGAAGATTCTCAGCGATCACCTGTTTGTGACCGCCGGGGCTTGCGGACCGTGCCGCTTCGGCATGTATGAGGCGGAGTATCGGCTGGCCCTGCGCAACAGCGGGTTTGACGGCTTCCGGGTCATGCTCTTTCAGCAGCAGGGCGGGCTCGATCAGGCGGCGGTGGAGGCGGGGCTGGAGTTCAACCTGAACTTCTTCCTGACCCTGCTCAATGCGATGTTCATGGGGGACATCCTCAATGAGGTCGCCTACCAGATTCGGCCTTATGAATTGGAGCCGGGCAAGACGAACGAGATCATGCAGAAGTGCATGGACTTGTGCCAGAACGCCGTTCGCTCGAAGAATTATGACGACGTGAACAGCGGCGTCCTTTCGAAGCTTCTTTCGAAGATCGCCCCGGTAAAGACCCCTGCCGACGCGGCCAAGTTCCTGGACCAGCTCAAGGGGACCTATTACGCAGACGTTTTCGAGCAGTGCCGCAAGCTGATCGAGGAGGAGATCGAGGTTGATTTCCTGCGGCCCAAGCCGATCGTGAAGGTGACGGGCGAGTTCTGGGCCCAGACGACCGAGGGCGACGGCAACTTCCGCATGTTCCCGTTCCTCGAGGGCGAGGGCGCCGAAGTGCTGGTCGAGCCGGTGGCGACGTGGATCTGCTACATGCTGCATCAGGCGGGCCTGAAGGCGAATGACCGCAAAGGCCTGCGCGAGGACGGCACCAACATTCCGAAGTGGAACGTCAAGGCTTATCTGGCGAGCGAGATCGAGGCGCGCAAGCAGGTCTTCACGCTGACCCTGGCCGAGAAGATTCTTATTAACGAGTACAACAAGCTCCGCAAGGGGATCGGCGGCACGGTGCACGAGCTGGCCCCACAGCTTGAGCTCACGCGCGCCGGGCACCCTTATTACAACAGTCGCGCCGGCGGCGGCGAGGGTCACCTGGAAGTCGCCAAGAACATCTATTACTCAAACAAAGACCTTGCCCACATGGTGCTCTCGCTCAAGCCCTTCGGCTGCATGCCGAGCACGCAGAGTGATGGGGCCCAGGCGGCGGTGACGAGTCACTTCAAGGAGATGATCTACATCCCCATCGAGACGTCGGGCGAGGGCGACATCAATGCCCACAGCCGGGTTCAGATGGCGCTGGGCGAAGCCAAGCTGAAGTGCAAGGACGAGTTCAAGCGGGCGGTTGCGGCGTCGGGTTACTCGCTGGAGCAGATTCGGGAGTTTGTTGACCTGCCGGAGAATCGCGAACTGCGAAGACCGCTCCAGCACGTGGGGCACCACAAGGGATTCGTCAGCAAGGCCGCGAACTTTGTCCTGGACGTCGGCGCACGAATGAAGGCGGCGGGCGTGGAGGCCGAGTCTCGCGCGGCGGAGCTGGTCGGCGTTTGA
- a CDS encoding glycosyltransferase translates to MQRRMKVLLVSYWYPPAVGAAAERIASFAKYLPDFGVDVCVLTAEREEDDIVDGRARVIGVADPLGASAATFGEYDGPRETGRISRWVRDLVFPDRFGHWAAGAARRGERLVREEQFDAILATFPPASVVVAALAIHRKTGVPLVLDFRDRWLGPGGYEPTSAQAAERHQSLEREAIRAAAGVVAVSEAMADAIAAEHGVPRGRVGVVMNGFDPCADGEAGPGSSDPSRVIAARRDREDKRLVIAHVGTVIERNRPDLFFESVRRLRGRRGGIRFVFVGNLSRAYVQRLGVSDILETTGLASREVAGQWMQSADALLLISGAYVGQWGYSAKLFEYLQTGRPIICLEEEPGSNDRRLLEEFAADRCCFARLGDDDGFLRALEHAERLVAEGSGGGAPSGLDAFHRRRQAERLARHIRGVLSNS, encoded by the coding sequence ATGCAACGCCGAATGAAAGTGCTGCTGGTCTCATACTGGTACCCCCCGGCTGTTGGGGCAGCGGCCGAGCGGATCGCCTCGTTCGCGAAATACCTGCCTGATTTCGGCGTGGATGTGTGCGTGCTGACGGCGGAGCGCGAGGAGGACGACATCGTTGACGGAAGAGCGCGCGTGATCGGCGTGGCCGATCCGCTGGGGGCGAGCGCGGCGACGTTTGGAGAGTATGACGGCCCACGGGAGACGGGGCGGATTTCGCGATGGGTGCGTGATCTGGTGTTTCCCGATCGGTTCGGGCACTGGGCGGCCGGCGCGGCCCGGCGCGGGGAGCGGCTGGTCCGCGAGGAGCAATTCGACGCGATATTGGCCACTTTTCCACCGGCCAGTGTCGTAGTAGCGGCACTTGCTATCCATCGCAAGACGGGGGTTCCGCTGGTGCTGGATTTTCGGGATCGATGGCTGGGGCCGGGCGGTTATGAACCGACGTCGGCACAGGCGGCGGAGCGGCATCAGTCTTTGGAACGAGAAGCGATTCGCGCGGCGGCGGGCGTGGTGGCCGTCTCGGAGGCGATGGCGGATGCCATTGCGGCGGAGCATGGCGTGCCGCGGGGACGCGTCGGTGTGGTGATGAACGGTTTTGATCCGTGCGCGGACGGCGAGGCGGGCCCTGGGTCGTCGGACCCGTCGCGGGTCATTGCGGCGAGAAGGGACAGGGAGGACAAGCGACTGGTCATCGCGCACGTCGGGACGGTCATTGAGCGGAATCGACCGGATTTGTTTTTTGAGTCGGTGCGGAGGCTTCGCGGGAGGCGGGGTGGAATTCGCTTTGTCTTCGTCGGAAATCTTTCACGCGCATATGTCCAGCGACTCGGCGTGTCGGACATCTTGGAGACGACCGGTCTGGCCTCGCGCGAGGTCGCCGGGCAGTGGATGCAGTCGGCCGATGCGCTGTTGTTAATCTCCGGCGCTTACGTCGGGCAGTGGGGATACAGCGCGAAGTTGTTTGAGTATCTGCAGACGGGGAGGCCGATCATCTGCCTTGAGGAGGAGCCTGGCTCGAATGACCGTCGGCTGCTGGAGGAGTTTGCGGCGGATCGATGCTGTTTTGCCAGGTTGGGGGATGACGACGGGTTCTTAAGGGCGCTTGAGCATGCGGAGCGGCTTGTCGCTGAGGGATCGGGGGGAGGCGCACCATCTGGATTGGATGCGTTCCATCGCCGACGCCAAGCGGAGCGTCTCGCCCGACACATTCGGGGCGTGCTTTCGAATTCGTGA
- a CDS encoding DUF3750 domain-containing protein, with protein sequence MKSALSLWFRGRLAAKRLLLFGAAAPILGCGAAPDQGAFAALAALTESDLAIARLYAAPVPGIGLFASHPWFVVKRAESRGFDRWEVWPEAGEPYGYVRQNLFPAEGDVISDGAYIIAELQGAAAEPVVDFIYSQSPSYPCRDTYVLFPGPNSSSYAQWVLEGTGWSATLPPTAIGKDLSCAGPAKSKSNMRQS encoded by the coding sequence ATGAAATCGGCTCTTTCACTGTGGTTTCGCGGTCGGCTGGCGGCAAAACGGTTGCTCTTGTTTGGCGCGGCGGCACCCATACTGGGATGCGGCGCGGCGCCAGACCAGGGCGCGTTTGCGGCACTTGCCGCCCTGACGGAGAGCGATCTGGCGATCGCCCGGCTCTACGCCGCTCCGGTGCCGGGCATAGGGCTTTTCGCCAGTCATCCGTGGTTTGTCGTGAAGCGGGCGGAAAGCCGCGGCTTTGACCGATGGGAGGTCTGGCCGGAGGCGGGCGAGCCCTACGGCTACGTGCGGCAGAATCTATTCCCGGCTGAAGGTGATGTGATTTCAGACGGCGCCTACATCATCGCCGAGCTACAGGGCGCGGCGGCCGAGCCTGTGGTGGACTTCATTTACTCACAATCGCCGAGCTATCCCTGCCGGGATACCTACGTTCTCTTCCCCGGGCCCAACAGCAGCAGCTACGCTCAGTGGGTTTTGGAAGGCACAGGTTGGAGCGCGACGTTACCGCCGACGGCAATCGGCAAGGACCTCTCGTGTGCAGGGCCGGCTAAATCAAAAAGCAACATGAGGCAATCATGA
- the carA gene encoding glutamine-hydrolyzing carbamoyl-phosphate synthase small subunit: MRCYLALEDGTVFAGESFGAEGTSTGEVVFNTSMSGYQEILTDPSYCGQIVTMTSPLIGNYGVNVEDIEAAKLHLSGFVVKELARRYSNYRASGSLHDYLHAAGVVGISGVDTRSLTRRLRDRGSLRGVISTELSDPAILVGKARASTQMEGRNLVETVMPRGETRIEPARGPAKYRVVAVDCGIKQNILRELAQLGCEVRVVPPTTTAECILESRPHGLLLGNGPGDPATVGEAIATMQALIGRLPIFGICLGHQLLALALGARTYKLKFGHHGANHPVQNVDTGRVEITSQNHGFAVDVPSLESVGGRVTHINLYDQSLEGFAHADHRVFAVQYHPEAAPGPHDSQYLFEQFVRMLGD, encoded by the coding sequence ATGCGCTGCTATCTTGCGCTCGAAGACGGGACGGTGTTCGCCGGCGAGTCGTTCGGCGCCGAGGGGACGTCTACCGGCGAGGTGGTCTTCAACACCTCCATGAGCGGTTATCAGGAGATCCTCACCGATCCCTCGTACTGCGGGCAGATCGTCACCATGACCTCGCCGCTCATCGGCAACTACGGCGTGAATGTCGAGGACATCGAGGCGGCGAAGCTGCACTTGTCCGGCTTCGTAGTCAAAGAGCTGGCCCGGCGCTATTCCAATTATCGCGCGAGCGGAAGCCTGCATGATTATCTGCACGCGGCCGGTGTCGTCGGCATTTCAGGCGTCGATACGCGGTCACTCACCCGACGATTGCGAGATCGCGGGAGCCTGCGAGGCGTCATCTCCACCGAGCTGTCCGACCCGGCGATTCTCGTTGGCAAGGCGCGCGCTTCGACGCAGATGGAGGGCCGCAATCTCGTCGAGACAGTGATGCCTCGCGGTGAAACGCGAATTGAGCCCGCCCGCGGCCCGGCGAAGTATCGCGTCGTGGCGGTGGACTGCGGCATCAAGCAGAACATCCTCCGCGAATTGGCCCAGTTGGGCTGCGAGGTTCGCGTCGTCCCGCCGACCACCACCGCCGAATGCATTCTCGAATCTCGTCCGCACGGTCTGCTGCTCGGCAATGGTCCCGGCGACCCGGCGACCGTCGGTGAGGCCATCGCGACCATGCAGGCCCTGATCGGCAGGCTGCCCATCTTCGGCATCTGTCTCGGCCATCAGCTACTTGCCCTTGCCCTCGGAGCCAGGACCTACAAGCTCAAGTTCGGCCATCACGGGGCGAACCACCCGGTGCAGAATGTGGACACCGGTCGGGTAGAGATTACCAGCCAAAATCACGGCTTCGCCGTCGATGTCCCCAGCCTGGAAAGCGTCGGCGGCCGGGTGACGCATATCAATCTTTACGACCAGAGTCTCGAGGGCTTCGCCCACGCCGACCATCGCGTTTTCGCGGTCCAATACCACCCCGAGGCCGCCCCCGGCCCGCATGACTCGCAGTACCTGTTCGAGCAATTCGTGCGAATGCTGGGCGATTGA
- a CDS encoding class I SAM-dependent methyltransferase produces the protein MKRLIGKFVPQSLQNWVLRRKDEDGLRQASTVKFTVDNLIAGSDVRPGEILNHRETQTAWEKAESQFRKFGVPDGTGGVNPGDRRALYYLVSHFRPGRMLEVGTHIGASTMHAASAISTFGKSEGGDEEKLITVDIGDVNDPVSKPWLQYGTRYSPAELIKELGLSKLVRFVKSPSLDFMERCEQQFDFIFLDGDHAAKTVYREVAAALNLLNPGGVILLHDYFPDLKPLWSNNKYLAGPFLGVKRIRHEGVPVRVIPLGKLPWPTKLGSNVTSLALLVKDAA, from the coding sequence ATGAAGCGACTTATTGGGAAGTTTGTACCGCAGTCCCTGCAGAACTGGGTGCTGCGACGAAAGGATGAGGACGGCCTGAGGCAGGCGTCAACCGTGAAGTTCACGGTCGACAATCTGATAGCCGGTTCGGACGTACGGCCGGGAGAGATTCTGAATCATCGCGAGACGCAGACGGCTTGGGAAAAGGCTGAGTCGCAGTTTCGCAAGTTCGGGGTGCCGGATGGGACAGGCGGCGTGAACCCGGGTGATCGACGGGCGCTCTACTACCTTGTTTCGCATTTCCGGCCTGGCCGGATGCTGGAGGTGGGGACGCACATCGGCGCTTCGACGATGCACGCGGCCTCGGCGATTTCGACTTTCGGAAAGTCGGAAGGCGGCGACGAAGAAAAACTGATCACGGTCGACATCGGCGACGTCAACGATCCGGTGTCGAAGCCGTGGCTGCAGTATGGAACGCGGTATTCTCCGGCGGAACTGATCAAGGAACTCGGCCTTAGCAAGTTGGTGCGATTCGTGAAGAGCCCATCGCTTGATTTCATGGAAAGGTGCGAACAGCAGTTCGACTTCATCTTTCTCGATGGGGACCACGCGGCGAAGACGGTGTACCGCGAAGTGGCGGCGGCCCTGAATTTGCTGAATCCGGGCGGCGTCATTCTCCTTCACGATTATTTCCCTGACCTGAAGCCGCTATGGTCGAACAACAAGTATCTGGCGGGACCGTTTCTCGGTGTGAAGCGGATCCGACATGAAGGCGTGCCGGTTCGCGTGATCCCGCTGGGCAAATTGCCCTGGCCGACAAAGCTGGGGTCGAATGTGACGAGCCTGGCGCTACTGGTGAAGGATGCGGCGTAG
- the carB gene encoding carbamoyl-phosphate synthase large subunit → MPKREDIHNILVIGSGPIVIGQGCEFDYSGTQACKALRAEGYRVVLLNSNPATIMTDPETADRTYVEPITPHFVQRILQLEKDRGQPIDALLPTLGGQTGLNCAMETHELGILAEFGVEMIGASPESIAKAEDRTLFKQAMQRIGLDLPKSGTAHNMDEARAILADIGLPCCIRPAYTLGGEGGGFVSTMDAFVDIAARGLARSRIGEILIEESLYGWKEFELEVIRDCNDNVVIICSIENMDPMGVHTGDSITVAPAQTLTDREYQRMRDAAKAVMREIGVTCGGSNVQFAVDPLTGRQCIIEMNPRVSRSSALASKATGYPIAKVAAKLAVGYSLDEIPNDITRTTPASFEPSIDYCVVKIPRWTFEKFPDADETLTTQMKSVGEAMAIGRTFKEAFQKCIRSMEIQRAGFGLDRNDRWLTSAHERFAGGQADAYRTLQNREEVADEAIMLGSRQGEAPADVDESTATHWPIDRAALRQKLSTPCQGRPYYIRYAFKMGWTIEQVHELTRIDPWFLDQMQQLVEFEAELLEHAPQVVAAAAHGGVGVGTDLLRKSEMLGYSAAQIALALRTPLGRADQMEPREEDGTFRMVDTCAAEFEAVTPYYYSTHEAPTMRVEDGRVVIGVEHEIRLKAEPHVVVLGGGPNRIGQGIEFDYCCVHAAMEARRLGYRTVMINSNPETVSTDYDTSDVLFFEPLTHEDVLRVLRSIVAQAPLRGVIVQFGGQTPLNLAEALKAAGAPIIGTPPESIHLSEDRDEFTKLLSELGLLQPESGTARSVEQAHDIAERLGFPVLIRPSYVLGGRAMELCNNHEDLDRYVRRAFAATDRVSSGVNAPPPVLIDKFLLDATEIDVDAVADFSRPGDTKGDCVVCGIMEHIEHAGIHSGDSTCAIPPHSLSAEMVRELERQAQLLARGIGVRGLMNVQFAIAEGKPYVLEVNPRASRTVPFVSKATGVPWAKVATSVMLGRSLRDVLWDYGVGRRPRPTMTAIKAPVFPFKKFHGIDAVLGPEMRSTGEVMGIDESFGLAFAKAAMATGLSLPMSGNALVSVNDPDKPRVLPIARELKEMGFKLFATVGTHLALKSAGIPSVVVSKQAGAPEGFLLDLINHGVLDLLINTPIHYGASWEEGRWRAAATARHLPLITTIAGAQAAVAAIREMKARGADRALGVRALQDYGAGLR, encoded by the coding sequence ATGCCCAAGCGAGAGGACATCCACAACATCCTCGTCATCGGTTCGGGTCCGATCGTCATCGGCCAGGGCTGCGAATTCGACTATTCGGGCACGCAGGCCTGCAAGGCACTCAGGGCTGAGGGCTACCGAGTCGTCCTGCTAAACTCCAATCCGGCCACCATCATGACCGACCCGGAGACGGCCGACCGGACCTACGTCGAACCCATCACGCCGCACTTCGTCCAGCGAATCCTCCAATTGGAAAAAGATCGCGGCCAGCCGATCGACGCCCTGCTGCCCACACTCGGCGGGCAGACCGGTCTCAACTGCGCCATGGAGACGCACGAACTCGGCATCCTCGCTGAGTTCGGCGTGGAGATGATCGGAGCGAGTCCGGAGTCGATCGCCAAGGCGGAAGACCGCACGCTGTTCAAGCAGGCGATGCAGCGCATCGGTCTCGATCTGCCCAAAAGCGGCACGGCCCATAACATGGACGAGGCCCGGGCCATTCTCGCGGACATCGGCCTGCCCTGCTGCATTCGCCCGGCATATACACTGGGCGGAGAGGGCGGCGGATTTGTCTCGACGATGGATGCGTTTGTCGACATCGCCGCGAGGGGGCTGGCCCGGTCGCGCATCGGTGAGATCCTCATCGAAGAGAGCTTATACGGCTGGAAGGAATTCGAGCTGGAGGTGATCCGCGACTGCAATGACAACGTCGTGATCATCTGCTCCATCGAAAACATGGACCCGATGGGCGTCCATACCGGCGACAGCATCACCGTGGCCCCGGCGCAGACGCTGACCGATCGGGAGTATCAGCGGATGCGCGATGCGGCCAAGGCGGTCATGCGTGAGATCGGCGTGACCTGCGGCGGCAGCAACGTGCAGTTCGCCGTCGATCCCCTCACGGGCCGGCAGTGCATCATCGAGATGAACCCCCGCGTGTCCCGCTCCAGCGCGCTGGCGAGCAAGGCGACTGGTTACCCGATCGCCAAGGTCGCGGCGAAGCTGGCCGTGGGCTACTCGCTGGATGAGATACCAAACGACATCACGCGAACGACGCCGGCCAGCTTCGAGCCGTCGATCGACTACTGCGTGGTCAAGATACCGCGCTGGACTTTTGAGAAGTTCCCCGACGCCGACGAAACCCTGACGACACAGATGAAGAGCGTCGGCGAGGCCATGGCCATCGGCCGGACCTTCAAAGAGGCGTTTCAAAAATGCATCCGCAGCATGGAGATTCAGCGGGCCGGTTTCGGGCTGGATCGCAATGACCGGTGGCTGACCTCGGCGCATGAGCGCTTCGCCGGAGGCCAGGCCGACGCCTATCGCACCTTGCAGAATCGGGAAGAGGTCGCAGATGAGGCCATCATGCTCGGTAGCCGACAAGGTGAAGCCCCGGCGGACGTGGATGAATCGACGGCCACACACTGGCCGATCGATCGCGCCGCCCTTCGCCAAAAGCTCTCGACGCCCTGCCAGGGAAGACCCTACTACATCCGATACGCCTTCAAGATGGGCTGGACCATCGAGCAGGTGCACGAGCTGACACGGATCGACCCGTGGTTTCTCGACCAGATGCAACAGCTCGTCGAGTTCGAAGCCGAGCTGCTCGAACATGCGCCGCAGGTCGTCGCAGCGGCGGCCCACGGCGGCGTCGGCGTCGGGACCGACCTGCTGCGAAAGTCGGAAATGCTCGGCTACAGCGCCGCCCAGATTGCCCTGGCCCTGCGCACCCCGCTCGGTCGGGCAGATCAGATGGAGCCGCGCGAGGAGGACGGGACCTTTCGCATGGTCGACACCTGCGCCGCGGAGTTTGAGGCGGTCACCCCCTATTACTACTCAACCCATGAGGCGCCGACCATGCGCGTCGAGGACGGTCGCGTTGTCATCGGCGTTGAGCACGAGATTCGACTGAAGGCCGAGCCGCACGTCGTGGTCCTCGGCGGCGGGCCCAATCGCATCGGCCAGGGCATCGAATTCGACTATTGCTGCGTTCACGCGGCGATGGAGGCCCGGCGGCTCGGCTATCGCACGGTGATGATCAACTCGAATCCCGAGACCGTCAGCACCGACTATGACACATCCGACGTCCTGTTCTTCGAGCCGCTGACCCATGAAGACGTCCTGCGCGTCCTGCGATCCATCGTAGCCCAGGCGCCGCTCCGCGGAGTCATCGTGCAGTTCGGAGGCCAGACGCCGCTGAATCTCGCCGAGGCCCTGAAGGCGGCCGGCGCGCCGATCATCGGAACCCCGCCCGAGTCGATCCATCTCTCCGAAGATCGCGATGAGTTCACCAAGCTCCTCTCTGAGCTCGGCCTCCTCCAGCCCGAGAGCGGCACGGCCCGAAGCGTTGAGCAGGCTCACGACATCGCCGAGCGGCTCGGGTTTCCCGTGCTGATTCGTCCAAGCTACGTTCTCGGCGGCCGGGCCATGGAGCTTTGCAATAACCACGAAGACCTGGACCGCTACGTTCGCCGGGCATTCGCCGCCACCGATCGCGTCTCGTCCGGCGTGAATGCCCCGCCGCCCGTATTGATCGACAAGTTTCTGCTCGATGCGACGGAGATCGACGTCGATGCAGTCGCCGACTTCAGCCGGCCCGGCGACACCAAAGGTGACTGTGTCGTCTGCGGGATCATGGAGCACATCGAGCACGCCGGCATCCATAGCGGCGACAGCACCTGCGCCATTCCGCCGCACTCCCTTTCGGCCGAGATGGTTCGCGAGTTGGAGCGACAGGCCCAGCTCCTCGCCCGGGGAATCGGCGTCCGCGGCCTGATGAATGTCCAGTTCGCCATCGCCGAGGGGAAGCCATACGTCCTCGAAGTCAATCCGCGAGCGTCGCGCACCGTGCCGTTTGTCAGCAAGGCGACCGGCGTGCCCTGGGCGAAGGTCGCGACAAGCGTCATGCTCGGCCGCTCGCTGCGCGACGTGCTCTGGGACTACGGTGTCGGGCGACGACCGCGACCGACCATGACCGCCATCAAGGCGCCGGTCTTTCCGTTCAAGAAGTTCCACGGCATTGACGCGGTCCTGGGGCCGGAGATGCGCAGCACCGGCGAAGTCATGGGCATCGACGAGTCGTTTGGTCTCGCGTTCGCCAAGGCGGCGATGGCCACCGGCCTGTCGCTGCCGATGTCCGGCAACGCCCTCGTCAGCGTGAATGATCCCGACAAGCCGCGTGTCCTGCCGATTGCCCGTGAGTTGAAAGAGATGGGGTTCAAGCTGTTCGCCACGGTCGGCACCCATCTGGCGCTGAAGAGTGCCGGCATCCCATCGGTCGTCGTCAGCAAGCAGGCCGGCGCGCCGGAGGGATTCCTGCTCGATCTTATCAATCACGGCGTCCTCGATCTGCTCATTAACACGCCGATTCACTATGGCGCGTCGTGGGAGGAGGGCCGCTGGCGCGCCGCCGCGACGGCTCGACATCTCCCATTGATTACCACGATCGCCGGCGCTCAGGCCGCCGTCGCCGCGATTCGAGAAATGAAGGCCCGCGGCGCGGACCGCGCCCTGGGCGTCCGCGCACTGCAGGACTACGGAGCGGGGCTTCGATGA